A part of Astatotilapia calliptera chromosome 15, fAstCal1.2, whole genome shotgun sequence genomic DNA contains:
- the ephb3b gene encoding ephrin type-B receptor 3b isoform X2: protein MTMDYFLLLCSLLLPVVSAVEETLMDTKWATTELAWTAHPETGWEEVSGYDDAMNPIRTYQVCNVRELNQNNWLRSDFIPRKDVLRVYVEMKFTVRDCNSIPNIPGSCKETFNLFYYESDSDSATATSPFWMENPYAKVDTIAPDESFSMLESGRVNTKVRSFGPLSKAGFYLAFQDLGACMSLISVRVFYKKCSTTIANFAVFPETATGAEATSLVIAPGTCVPNALEVSVPLKLYCNGDGEWMVPVGACTCMAGFEPAMKDTQCQACSPGTFKSKQGDSLCLPCPANSRASSGAASVCSCRNGYYRADTDSPDSPCTTVPSAPRSVISSVNETSLVLEWSEPRDLGGRDDVLYNVICKKCLPDRGMCSRCDDNVDISPRHLGLTQRRVAVRNLQAHTQYSFEIQAVNGVSNKSPYTPQFSAVNITTNQAAPSAVPTVHLMAATASTMSLSWLPPEKPNGIILDYEIKYHEKDQGEAIAHTMTAQRSNARIEGLKAGTPYVVQVRARTVAGYGRYSSPADFSTNLQTDPPKSLQEQLPLIVGSATATLVFIIAVVVIAIVCLRKQRNGSESEYTEKLQQYITPGMKVYIDPFTYEDPNEAVREFAKEIDVSCVKIEEVIGAGNPPKLLSYRGKTASHLQAIPLEDFTPSGEFGEVCRGRLKLPGRREIIVAIKTLKVGYTDRQRRDFLSEASIMGQFDHPNIIRLEGVVTKSRPVMIVTEFMENGALDSFLRLNDGQFTVIQLVGMLRGIAAGMKYLSDMNYVHRDLAARNILVNSNLVCKVSDFGLSRFLEDDPTDPTYTSSLYFMLTYSFAYPQGGKIPIRWTAPEAIAYRKFTSASDVWSYGIVMWEVMSYGERPYWDMSNQDVINAVEQDYRLPPPMDCPTALHQLMLDCWVKERNLRPKFTQIVATLDKLIRNAASLKVVTNSTQSSGVSQPLLDRCVPDYTTFTTVGDWLDAIKMSRYRDNFVNAGFASFDLVAQMTAEDLLRIGVTLAGHQKKILGSIQDMRLQMNQTLPVQV, encoded by the exons AGACGTTGATGGACACAAAGTGGGCCACGACAGAACTGGCTTGGACTGCACATCCTGAGACTGGG TGGGAAGAGGTCAGTGGCTACGACGATGCCATGAACCCCATCCGGACGTATCAAGTCTGCAATGTACGTGAGCTCAACCAAAATAACTGGCTACGTAGCGACTTCATCCCGCGAAAAGATGTACTGCGCGTATATGTGGAGATGAAATTCACAGTGCGTGACTGCAACAGCATTCCCAACATCCCTGGTTCCTGCAAAGAAACATTTAACCTCTTCTACTATGAGTCTGACTCGGATTCAGCTACGGCTACCAGCCCTTTCTGGATGGAGAACCCTTATGCGAAGGTTGACACCATCGCCCCAGATGAGAGTTTTTCCATGCTCGAGTCTGGACGGGTAAACACGAAAGTCAGAAGTTTTGGCCCGCTGTCCAAAGCTGGCTTCTACTTGGCCTTCCAGGATCTCGGTGCTTGCATGTCGCTCATCTCAGTCAGAGTGTTTTATAAGAAGTGCTCCACCACAATCGCCAACTTCGCCGTATTTCCCGAAACGGCAACGGGGGCTGAAGCGACATCGCTGGTGATAGCCCCAGGAACTTGTGTCCCCAATGCCTTGGAGGTGTCTGTGCCGCTGAAGCTTTATTGCAACGGAGATGGGGAGTGGATGGTTCCTGTAGGAGCCTGTACCTGCATGGCTGGTTTTGAACCGGCCATGAAGGACACCCAGTGTCAAG CTTGCAGCCCTGGCACCTTCAAGTCCAAACAGGGGGACAGTTTGTGCTTGCCCTGCCCAGCCAACAGCCGTGCCAGCTCGGGAGCAGCCAGTGTTTGCTCCTGTCGAAACGGTTATTACCGCGCAGACACAGATTCTCCCGACTCCCCCTGCACTA CCGTTCCGTCTGCCCCACGCAGCGTCATCTCCAGCGTCAACGAAACCTCGCTCGTGCTGGAGTGGAGCGAGCCTCGTGACCTGGGCGGCCGCGATGATGTCCTCTACAACGTCATCTGTAAGAAGTGCCTCCCCGACCGGGGAATGTGTTCGCGCTGCGACGACAACGTGGACATCTCACCGCGCCACCTGGGATTGACCCAGCGGCGTGTGGCGGTCCGGAACCTGCAAGCCCACACACAGTACAGCTTCGAGATCCAGGCGGTCAACGGCGTATCCAACAAGAGCCCCTATACGCCCCAGTTCTCCGCCGTGAACATCACCACAAATCAGGCCG CTCCCTCTGCAGTGCCCACAGTTCACCTGATGGCGGCCACAGCGAGCACCATGAGCCTGTCCTGGCTGCCTCCAGAGAAGCCCAACGGAATCATTCTGGATTATGAGATTAAGTACCATGAGAAG GATCAGGGTGAGGCCATTGCCCATACCATGACTGCCCAACGGAGCAACGCCCGCATTGAAGGTCTTAAGGCTGGTACGCCTTACGTGGTGCAGGTCCGCGCTCGAACAGTCGCTGGTTACGGTCGCTACAGCAGCCCAGCCGACTTCAGCACCAACCTCCAAA CTGACCCCCCAAAGTCGCTGCAGGAACAGCTGCCGCTCATCGTTGGATCAGCCACCGCCACCTTAGTCTTCATCATTGCAGTTGTGGTCATCGCTATTGTCTGCCTGAG aaagcagagaaacggTTCAGAGTCAGAGTacacagagaaactgcagcAGTACA TAACGCCGGGAATGAAGGTCTACATTGACCCCTTCACCTACGAGGACCCCAATGAGGCAGTGCGCGAGTTTGCCAAGGAGATCGATGTGTCCTGCGTGAAGATCGAGGAGGTCATTGGCGCAGGTAACCCACCAAAGCTCCTGAGCTACAGGGGGAAGACTGCTAGTCACCTCCAGGCCATACCATTAGAGGACTTCACACCAAGCG GAGAGTTTGGGGAGGTGTGTCGCGGTCGCCTAAAGCTGCCCGGGCGCCGGGAGATCATCGTAGCCATCAAGACTCTCAAGGTGGGCTACACCGACAGGCAGAGGCGAGACTTCCTATCTGAAGCTTCCATCATGGGCCAGTTCGACCACCCCAACATTATCCGCCTGGAAGGTGTGGTCACCAAAAGTCGTCCGGTGATGATTGTGACCGAGTTTATGGAGAATGGAGCACTGGACTCTTTTCTGAGG CTCAATGATGGGCAGTtcacagtgatccagctggtaGGCATGCTCCGTGGGATCGCAGCAGGCATGAAGTACCTGTCAGACATGAACTACGTGCACAGAGACTTGGCTGCCCGTAACATCTTGGTTAACAGTAATCTGGTGTGTAAGGTATCTGACTTCGGCCTGTCTCGTTTCCTTGAGGATGACCCCACAGATCCAACCTACACCAGCTCACTG TATTTCATGCTCACCTACTCATTCGCATATCCACAGGGAGGGAAGATCCCCATTCGCTGGACCGCTCCAGAGGCAATCGCCTACAGGAAGTTCACCTCTGCCAGCGACGTCTGGAGCTACGGCATCGTCATGTGGGAAGTTATGTCGTATGGCGAGCGGCCGTACTGGGACATGAGCAATCAAGAT GTGATAAATGCCGTGGAGCAGGACTATCGACTGCCCCCACCCATGGACTGCCCGACGGCTCTGCACCAGCTCATGTTGGACTGCTGGGTGAAAGAAAGGAACCTACGACCTAAATTCACCCAGATCGTGGCCACGTTGGATAAGCTTATTCGCAATGCTGCCAGTCTCAAAGTAGtcaccaacagcacacagtcctCGGG GGTTTCTCAGCCCTTGCTTGACCGCTGTGTGCCAGACTATACCACTTTCACCACTGTGGGGGACTGGCTGGATGCCATCAAGATGAGCCGCTACCGTGACAACTTTGTCAACGCAGGATTTGCTTCCTTTGACCTGGTGGCCCAGATGACAGCAGA GGACCTGCTGCGGATAGGGGTTACATTGGCTGGCCATCAGAAGAAAATTCTTGGTAGCATTCAGGACATGAGACTACAGATGAACCAAACACTTcctgtccaggtgtga
- the ephb3b gene encoding ephrin type-B receptor 3b isoform X3: MTMDYFLLLCSLLLPVVSAVEETLMDTKWATTELAWTAHPETGWEEVSGYDDAMNPIRTYQVCNVRELNQNNWLRSDFIPRKDVLRVYVEMKFTVRDCNSIPNIPGSCKETFNLFYYESDSDSATATSPFWMENPYAKVDTIAPDESFSMLESGRVNTKVRSFGPLSKAGFYLAFQDLGACMSLISVRVFYKKCSTTIANFAVFPETATGAEATSLVIAPGTCVPNALEVSVPLKLYCNGDGEWMVPVGACTCMAGFEPAMKDTQCQACSPGTFKSKQGDSLCLPCPANSRASSGAASVCSCRNGYYRADTDSPDSPCTTVPSAPRSVISSVNETSLVLEWSEPRDLGGRDDVLYNVICKKCLPDRGMCSRCDDNVDISPRHLGLTQRRVAVRNLQAHTQYSFEIQAVNGVSNKSPYTPQFSAVNITTNQAAPSAVPTVHLMAATASTMSLSWLPPEKPNGIILDYEIKYHEKDQGEAIAHTMTAQRSNARIEGLKAGTPYVVQVRARTVAGYGRYSSPADFSTNLQTDPPKSLQEQLPLIVGSATATLVFIIAVVVIAIVCLRKQRNGSESEYTEKLQQYKSPIVTPGMKVYIDPFTYEDPNEAVREFAKEIDVSCVKIEEVIGAGNPPKLLSYRGKTASHLQAIPLEDFTPSGEFGEVCRGRLKLPGRREIIVAIKTLKVGYTDRQRRDFLSEASIMGQFDHPNIIRLEGVVTKSRPVMIVTEFMENGALDSFLRLNDGQFTVIQLVGMLRGIAAGMKYLSDMNYVHRDLAARNILVNSNLVCKVSDFGLSRFLEDDPTDPTYTSSLGGKIPIRWTAPEAIAYRKFTSASDVWSYGIVMWEVMSYGERPYWDMSNQDVINAVEQDYRLPPPMDCPTALHQLMLDCWVKERNLRPKFTQIVATLDKLIRNAASLKVVTNSTQSSGVSQPLLDRCVPDYTTFTTVGDWLDAIKMSRYRDNFVNAGFASFDLVAQMTAEDLLRIGVTLAGHQKKILGSIQDMRLQMNQTLPVQV; encoded by the exons AGACGTTGATGGACACAAAGTGGGCCACGACAGAACTGGCTTGGACTGCACATCCTGAGACTGGG TGGGAAGAGGTCAGTGGCTACGACGATGCCATGAACCCCATCCGGACGTATCAAGTCTGCAATGTACGTGAGCTCAACCAAAATAACTGGCTACGTAGCGACTTCATCCCGCGAAAAGATGTACTGCGCGTATATGTGGAGATGAAATTCACAGTGCGTGACTGCAACAGCATTCCCAACATCCCTGGTTCCTGCAAAGAAACATTTAACCTCTTCTACTATGAGTCTGACTCGGATTCAGCTACGGCTACCAGCCCTTTCTGGATGGAGAACCCTTATGCGAAGGTTGACACCATCGCCCCAGATGAGAGTTTTTCCATGCTCGAGTCTGGACGGGTAAACACGAAAGTCAGAAGTTTTGGCCCGCTGTCCAAAGCTGGCTTCTACTTGGCCTTCCAGGATCTCGGTGCTTGCATGTCGCTCATCTCAGTCAGAGTGTTTTATAAGAAGTGCTCCACCACAATCGCCAACTTCGCCGTATTTCCCGAAACGGCAACGGGGGCTGAAGCGACATCGCTGGTGATAGCCCCAGGAACTTGTGTCCCCAATGCCTTGGAGGTGTCTGTGCCGCTGAAGCTTTATTGCAACGGAGATGGGGAGTGGATGGTTCCTGTAGGAGCCTGTACCTGCATGGCTGGTTTTGAACCGGCCATGAAGGACACCCAGTGTCAAG CTTGCAGCCCTGGCACCTTCAAGTCCAAACAGGGGGACAGTTTGTGCTTGCCCTGCCCAGCCAACAGCCGTGCCAGCTCGGGAGCAGCCAGTGTTTGCTCCTGTCGAAACGGTTATTACCGCGCAGACACAGATTCTCCCGACTCCCCCTGCACTA CCGTTCCGTCTGCCCCACGCAGCGTCATCTCCAGCGTCAACGAAACCTCGCTCGTGCTGGAGTGGAGCGAGCCTCGTGACCTGGGCGGCCGCGATGATGTCCTCTACAACGTCATCTGTAAGAAGTGCCTCCCCGACCGGGGAATGTGTTCGCGCTGCGACGACAACGTGGACATCTCACCGCGCCACCTGGGATTGACCCAGCGGCGTGTGGCGGTCCGGAACCTGCAAGCCCACACACAGTACAGCTTCGAGATCCAGGCGGTCAACGGCGTATCCAACAAGAGCCCCTATACGCCCCAGTTCTCCGCCGTGAACATCACCACAAATCAGGCCG CTCCCTCTGCAGTGCCCACAGTTCACCTGATGGCGGCCACAGCGAGCACCATGAGCCTGTCCTGGCTGCCTCCAGAGAAGCCCAACGGAATCATTCTGGATTATGAGATTAAGTACCATGAGAAG GATCAGGGTGAGGCCATTGCCCATACCATGACTGCCCAACGGAGCAACGCCCGCATTGAAGGTCTTAAGGCTGGTACGCCTTACGTGGTGCAGGTCCGCGCTCGAACAGTCGCTGGTTACGGTCGCTACAGCAGCCCAGCCGACTTCAGCACCAACCTCCAAA CTGACCCCCCAAAGTCGCTGCAGGAACAGCTGCCGCTCATCGTTGGATCAGCCACCGCCACCTTAGTCTTCATCATTGCAGTTGTGGTCATCGCTATTGTCTGCCTGAG aaagcagagaaacggTTCAGAGTCAGAGTacacagagaaactgcagcAGTACA AATCCCCAATAGTAACGCCGGGAATGAAGGTCTACATTGACCCCTTCACCTACGAGGACCCCAATGAGGCAGTGCGCGAGTTTGCCAAGGAGATCGATGTGTCCTGCGTGAAGATCGAGGAGGTCATTGGCGCAGGTAACCCACCAAAGCTCCTGAGCTACAGGGGGAAGACTGCTAGTCACCTCCAGGCCATACCATTAGAGGACTTCACACCAAGCG GAGAGTTTGGGGAGGTGTGTCGCGGTCGCCTAAAGCTGCCCGGGCGCCGGGAGATCATCGTAGCCATCAAGACTCTCAAGGTGGGCTACACCGACAGGCAGAGGCGAGACTTCCTATCTGAAGCTTCCATCATGGGCCAGTTCGACCACCCCAACATTATCCGCCTGGAAGGTGTGGTCACCAAAAGTCGTCCGGTGATGATTGTGACCGAGTTTATGGAGAATGGAGCACTGGACTCTTTTCTGAGG CTCAATGATGGGCAGTtcacagtgatccagctggtaGGCATGCTCCGTGGGATCGCAGCAGGCATGAAGTACCTGTCAGACATGAACTACGTGCACAGAGACTTGGCTGCCCGTAACATCTTGGTTAACAGTAATCTGGTGTGTAAGGTATCTGACTTCGGCCTGTCTCGTTTCCTTGAGGATGACCCCACAGATCCAACCTACACCAGCTCACTG GGAGGGAAGATCCCCATTCGCTGGACCGCTCCAGAGGCAATCGCCTACAGGAAGTTCACCTCTGCCAGCGACGTCTGGAGCTACGGCATCGTCATGTGGGAAGTTATGTCGTATGGCGAGCGGCCGTACTGGGACATGAGCAATCAAGAT GTGATAAATGCCGTGGAGCAGGACTATCGACTGCCCCCACCCATGGACTGCCCGACGGCTCTGCACCAGCTCATGTTGGACTGCTGGGTGAAAGAAAGGAACCTACGACCTAAATTCACCCAGATCGTGGCCACGTTGGATAAGCTTATTCGCAATGCTGCCAGTCTCAAAGTAGtcaccaacagcacacagtcctCGGG GGTTTCTCAGCCCTTGCTTGACCGCTGTGTGCCAGACTATACCACTTTCACCACTGTGGGGGACTGGCTGGATGCCATCAAGATGAGCCGCTACCGTGACAACTTTGTCAACGCAGGATTTGCTTCCTTTGACCTGGTGGCCCAGATGACAGCAGA GGACCTGCTGCGGATAGGGGTTACATTGGCTGGCCATCAGAAGAAAATTCTTGGTAGCATTCAGGACATGAGACTACAGATGAACCAAACACTTcctgtccaggtgtga
- the ephb3b gene encoding ephrin type-B receptor 3b isoform X8 produces MTMDYFLLLCSLLLPVVSAVEETLMDTKWATTELAWTAHPETGWEEVSGYDDAMNPIRTYQVCNVRELNQNNWLRSDFIPRKDVLRVYVEMKFTVRDCNSIPNIPGSCKETFNLFYYESDSDSATATSPFWMENPYAKVDTIAPDESFSMLESGRVNTKVRSFGPLSKAGFYLAFQDLGACMSLISVRVFYKKCSTTIANFAVFPETATGAEATSLVIAPGTCVPNALEVSVPLKLYCNGDGEWMVPVGACTCMAGFEPAMKDTQCQACSPGTFKSKQGDSLCLPCPANSRASSGAASVCSCRNGYYRADTDSPDSPCTTVPSAPRSVISSVNETSLVLEWSEPRDLGGRDDVLYNVICKKCLPDRGMCSRCDDNVDISPRHLGLTQRRVAVRNLQAHTQYSFEIQAVNGVSNKSPYTPQFSAVNITTNQAAPSAVPTVHLMAATASTMSLSWLPPEKPNGIILDYEIKYHEKDQGEAIAHTMTAQRSNARIEGLKAGTPYVVQVRARTVAGYGRYSSPADFSTNLQTDPPKSLQEQLPLIVGSATATLVFIIAVVVIAIVCLRKQRNGSESEYTEKLQQYKSPIVTPGMKVYIDPFTYEDPNEAVREFAKEIDVSCVKIEEVIGAGNPPKLLSYRGKTASHLQAIPLEDFTPSGEFGEVCRGRLKLPGRREIIVAIKTLKVGYTDRQRRDFLSEASIMGQFDHPNIIRLEGVVTKSRPVMIVTEFMENGALDSFLRLNDGQFTVIQLVGMLRGIAAGMKYLSDMNYVHRDLAARNILVNSNLVCKVSDFGLSRFLEDDPTDPTYTSSLYFMLTYSFAYPQGGKIPIRWTAPEAIAYRKFTSASDVWSYGIVMWEVMSYGERPYWDMSNQDVINAVEQDYRLPPPMDCPTALHQLMLDCWVKERNLRPKFTQIVATLDKLIRNAASLKVVTNSTQSSGDLLRIGVTLAGHQKKILGSIQDMRLQMNQTLPVQV; encoded by the exons AGACGTTGATGGACACAAAGTGGGCCACGACAGAACTGGCTTGGACTGCACATCCTGAGACTGGG TGGGAAGAGGTCAGTGGCTACGACGATGCCATGAACCCCATCCGGACGTATCAAGTCTGCAATGTACGTGAGCTCAACCAAAATAACTGGCTACGTAGCGACTTCATCCCGCGAAAAGATGTACTGCGCGTATATGTGGAGATGAAATTCACAGTGCGTGACTGCAACAGCATTCCCAACATCCCTGGTTCCTGCAAAGAAACATTTAACCTCTTCTACTATGAGTCTGACTCGGATTCAGCTACGGCTACCAGCCCTTTCTGGATGGAGAACCCTTATGCGAAGGTTGACACCATCGCCCCAGATGAGAGTTTTTCCATGCTCGAGTCTGGACGGGTAAACACGAAAGTCAGAAGTTTTGGCCCGCTGTCCAAAGCTGGCTTCTACTTGGCCTTCCAGGATCTCGGTGCTTGCATGTCGCTCATCTCAGTCAGAGTGTTTTATAAGAAGTGCTCCACCACAATCGCCAACTTCGCCGTATTTCCCGAAACGGCAACGGGGGCTGAAGCGACATCGCTGGTGATAGCCCCAGGAACTTGTGTCCCCAATGCCTTGGAGGTGTCTGTGCCGCTGAAGCTTTATTGCAACGGAGATGGGGAGTGGATGGTTCCTGTAGGAGCCTGTACCTGCATGGCTGGTTTTGAACCGGCCATGAAGGACACCCAGTGTCAAG CTTGCAGCCCTGGCACCTTCAAGTCCAAACAGGGGGACAGTTTGTGCTTGCCCTGCCCAGCCAACAGCCGTGCCAGCTCGGGAGCAGCCAGTGTTTGCTCCTGTCGAAACGGTTATTACCGCGCAGACACAGATTCTCCCGACTCCCCCTGCACTA CCGTTCCGTCTGCCCCACGCAGCGTCATCTCCAGCGTCAACGAAACCTCGCTCGTGCTGGAGTGGAGCGAGCCTCGTGACCTGGGCGGCCGCGATGATGTCCTCTACAACGTCATCTGTAAGAAGTGCCTCCCCGACCGGGGAATGTGTTCGCGCTGCGACGACAACGTGGACATCTCACCGCGCCACCTGGGATTGACCCAGCGGCGTGTGGCGGTCCGGAACCTGCAAGCCCACACACAGTACAGCTTCGAGATCCAGGCGGTCAACGGCGTATCCAACAAGAGCCCCTATACGCCCCAGTTCTCCGCCGTGAACATCACCACAAATCAGGCCG CTCCCTCTGCAGTGCCCACAGTTCACCTGATGGCGGCCACAGCGAGCACCATGAGCCTGTCCTGGCTGCCTCCAGAGAAGCCCAACGGAATCATTCTGGATTATGAGATTAAGTACCATGAGAAG GATCAGGGTGAGGCCATTGCCCATACCATGACTGCCCAACGGAGCAACGCCCGCATTGAAGGTCTTAAGGCTGGTACGCCTTACGTGGTGCAGGTCCGCGCTCGAACAGTCGCTGGTTACGGTCGCTACAGCAGCCCAGCCGACTTCAGCACCAACCTCCAAA CTGACCCCCCAAAGTCGCTGCAGGAACAGCTGCCGCTCATCGTTGGATCAGCCACCGCCACCTTAGTCTTCATCATTGCAGTTGTGGTCATCGCTATTGTCTGCCTGAG aaagcagagaaacggTTCAGAGTCAGAGTacacagagaaactgcagcAGTACA AATCCCCAATAGTAACGCCGGGAATGAAGGTCTACATTGACCCCTTCACCTACGAGGACCCCAATGAGGCAGTGCGCGAGTTTGCCAAGGAGATCGATGTGTCCTGCGTGAAGATCGAGGAGGTCATTGGCGCAGGTAACCCACCAAAGCTCCTGAGCTACAGGGGGAAGACTGCTAGTCACCTCCAGGCCATACCATTAGAGGACTTCACACCAAGCG GAGAGTTTGGGGAGGTGTGTCGCGGTCGCCTAAAGCTGCCCGGGCGCCGGGAGATCATCGTAGCCATCAAGACTCTCAAGGTGGGCTACACCGACAGGCAGAGGCGAGACTTCCTATCTGAAGCTTCCATCATGGGCCAGTTCGACCACCCCAACATTATCCGCCTGGAAGGTGTGGTCACCAAAAGTCGTCCGGTGATGATTGTGACCGAGTTTATGGAGAATGGAGCACTGGACTCTTTTCTGAGG CTCAATGATGGGCAGTtcacagtgatccagctggtaGGCATGCTCCGTGGGATCGCAGCAGGCATGAAGTACCTGTCAGACATGAACTACGTGCACAGAGACTTGGCTGCCCGTAACATCTTGGTTAACAGTAATCTGGTGTGTAAGGTATCTGACTTCGGCCTGTCTCGTTTCCTTGAGGATGACCCCACAGATCCAACCTACACCAGCTCACTG TATTTCATGCTCACCTACTCATTCGCATATCCACAGGGAGGGAAGATCCCCATTCGCTGGACCGCTCCAGAGGCAATCGCCTACAGGAAGTTCACCTCTGCCAGCGACGTCTGGAGCTACGGCATCGTCATGTGGGAAGTTATGTCGTATGGCGAGCGGCCGTACTGGGACATGAGCAATCAAGAT GTGATAAATGCCGTGGAGCAGGACTATCGACTGCCCCCACCCATGGACTGCCCGACGGCTCTGCACCAGCTCATGTTGGACTGCTGGGTGAAAGAAAGGAACCTACGACCTAAATTCACCCAGATCGTGGCCACGTTGGATAAGCTTATTCGCAATGCTGCCAGTCTCAAAGTAGtcaccaacagcacacagtcctCGGG GGACCTGCTGCGGATAGGGGTTACATTGGCTGGCCATCAGAAGAAAATTCTTGGTAGCATTCAGGACATGAGACTACAGATGAACCAAACACTTcctgtccaggtgtga